In Chiloscyllium punctatum isolate Juve2018m chromosome 8, sChiPun1.3, whole genome shotgun sequence, a single window of DNA contains:
- the LOC140480589 gene encoding uncharacterized protein isoform X2 encodes MEKDALLLVQLLALAVWGNSLLISSLSAKNNTNLHNQSEPNQTEREAKQICNETLMLEIVHWCGYDFASQLNTMNSSDWCNFTLIAGQLATPVAGAHVTLCLIENT; translated from the exons ATGGAGAAAGATGCCTTGCTTCTTGTTCAGCTCTTGGCTCTCGCTGTTTGGG GGAATAGTTTGCTGATATCTAGCCTGTCAG CAAAGAACAATACAAACCTGCATAATCAGTCAGAACCAAACCAGACAGAGAGGGAAGCAAAACAAATCTGTAATGAGACTCTTATGCTGGAAATAGTGCACTGGTGTGGGTATGATTTTGCAAGCCAACTAAACACAATGAACTCCAGTGACTGGTGCAACTTCACACTCATTGCTGG gcaactagctaccccagtagctggagcacacgttacattgtgtcttattgagaacacttga